A stretch of the Salvelinus fontinalis isolate EN_2023a chromosome 22, ASM2944872v1, whole genome shotgun sequence genome encodes the following:
- the LOC129819917 gene encoding LOW QUALITY PROTEIN: cell division cycle-associated 7-like protein (The sequence of the model RefSeq protein was modified relative to this genomic sequence to represent the inferred CDS: substituted 1 base at 1 genomic stop codon) → MPFSSKTPRILAAIFESPSDDEDFLGFAMSVPSDSESDDSRDSLASEDSGKPAVRFRSKFVTAELCVAEESDEDTGFYSEGEEPETHTRRSLCVAFRFPTKRLSAKKGEAPKKPQPITTAPPKRRTNEKEHLKRGVSQVSRGMVTRGQKQPLKKEEEEVESPVLNKRAKNIQENKAMLAKLFADLTNMADPPPLPWXKRRVSEKPTPRRRGVYEGGERRNPSRAARPPEKFGVEERSTSPSRSNRSVRTICVRKLLEVDDELSRSGKKRRASSGKRRKITHVRSVDEITEEELDNVAEGAKDKILDKDHGSTCHQCRQKTLDTKTVCRSGVCSGGKGQFCGPCLRNRYGEDVRSALLDPDWECPLCRGICNCSLCRRREGRCATGQLVHLAQHKGHSNVQDYLESIQKDLRA, encoded by the exons ATGCCGttctcatcaaag ACCCCCAGGATACTAGCGGCCATCTTTGAGAGTCCCAGTGACGACGAGGACTTcctgggttttgccatgtcagTGCCTAGTGACAGCGAATCAGACGACAGCAGGGACAGCCTTGCCTCTGAGGACTCTGGGAAGCCG gccgTGCGTTTCAGGTCAAAGTTTGTGACCGCAGAGTTG TGCGTAGCGGAGGAGAGTGATGAAGACACAGGTTTCTACTCTGAGGGGGAGGAGCCAGAGACACACACAAGGAGGAGTCTCTGTGTTGCCTTTAG GTTTCCCACCAAAAGACTCTCTGCCAAGAAAGGGGAGGCACCAAAGAAACCCCAGCCAATCACTACCGCCCCTCCAAAGAGGAGAACCAATGAAAAGGAGCATCTGAAAAGGGGTGTGTCTCAGGTGTCCCGTGGGATGGTGACACGGGGTCAGAAACAGCCTCTAaaaaaagaggaggaggaggttgagtCTCCAGTTCTAAATAAACGAGCCAAGAACATCCAGGAGAACAAGGCCATG TTGGCCAAGCTGTTTGCTgacctgaccaacatggctgaccccCCCCCTCTACCATGGTGA AAGAGGCGTGTGAGTGAGAAGCCGACCCCTCGTAGACGAGGTGTGTAtgaggggggtgagaggaggaacCCATCGCGTGCGGCCAGACCGCCAGAGAAGTTTGGGGTGGAGGAGCGGAGTACCTCTCCCTCACGAAGCAACAGATCTGTGAGGACCATCTGTGTCAGGAAACTACTGGAG GTGGATGATGAGCTGAGTAGAAGTGGGAAGAAGAGGAGGGCGAGCAgcgggaagaggaggaagattaCACATGTGAGATCAGTCGATGAGATCACAGAGGAAGAGCTGGACAACGTGGCGGAAGGCGCCAAAGACAAGATACTGGACAAGGACCAC GGCAGCACTTGTCATCAGTGTAGACAGAAGACTCTGGACACCAAGACGGTGTGTCGTAGCGGAGTATGTTCAGGGGGCAAGGGTCAGTTTTGTGGGCCCTGTCTGAGGAACCGCTACGGAGAGGACGTACGCTCTGCCCTGCTGGATCCA GACTGGGAGTGTCCTCTGTGTAGAGGAATCTGTAACTGCAGTCTGTGTCGACGGAGAGAAGGACGCTGTGCAACAGGACAACTCGTCCATTTGGCTCAACACAAGGGCCACAGCAACGTCCAAGATTACCTGGAGAG CATCCAAAAAGATCTTCGAGCCTAG